The Actinomycetes bacterium genome has a segment encoding these proteins:
- a CDS encoding ATP-binding domain-containing protein yields the protein WPDKQRRLMWVGTFHSLGHQWGVRFPEDLSTDDTHFWETTFLEQMSQLAGTQDQVFDALVVDEAQDFADDWWPVLLQGLAKPSESPVMVFSDEQQRVFDRSGQPLPGLVPLRANRNMRNSAQIARTFQPLVDERQTVVGLTGPPPRFIECSTDDAVGVADDAAVALLEEGWQPQDVVLLTTHHRHPMQLELTRNDKDDYWSLLWDNEDIFYCTVAGFKGLERSAVVLALDGFRNSELARQTLLVGLSRARDQLIVCGNSDDLREAVGDQVVDRLLP from the coding sequence TGGCCCGACAAGCAACGCAGGCTGATGTGGGTGGGTACTTTCCACTCCTTGGGTCATCAATGGGGGGTTAGGTTTCCCGAGGACCTATCTACTGATGACACTCATTTCTGGGAAACGACCTTCCTAGAACAGATGTCGCAGCTGGCTGGAACGCAAGATCAAGTCTTTGATGCGCTGGTCGTGGACGAAGCGCAAGACTTCGCGGATGATTGGTGGCCGGTACTGCTGCAAGGCCTTGCGAAGCCATCTGAGTCACCGGTGATGGTTTTCTCCGACGAACAACAGCGAGTTTTTGATCGCAGTGGTCAGCCGTTGCCCGGACTGGTGCCGCTGCGCGCCAATCGCAACATGCGTAACTCTGCCCAGATAGCGCGCACCTTTCAGCCACTCGTGGATGAGCGGCAAACCGTTGTCGGTCTTACCGGCCCGCCGCCACGATTCATCGAATGCAGCACCGATGATGCGGTGGGCGTTGCCGATGATGCCGCTGTGGCGCTGCTGGAAGAGGGCTGGCAGCCGCAAGACGTCGTTCTGTTGACGACTCATCATCGCCATCCCATGCAACTGGAACTCACTCGAAACGACAAGGACGACTACTGGTCGTTGTTGTGGGATAACGAGGACATCTTCTACTGCACAGTCGCCGGATTCAAAGGTCTGGAGCGTTCTGCTGTCGTTTTGGCTCTGGATGGGTTCCGCAACAGCGAACTCGCGCGCCAGACGTTGTTGGTGGGACTCTCACGCGCACGTGATCAGCTCATCGTCTGCGGGAATTCTGACGACCTACGAGAAGCGGTCGGCGATCAAGTAGTTGATCGGTTACTACCGTGA